The Haliaeetus albicilla chromosome 23, bHalAlb1.1, whole genome shotgun sequence nucleotide sequence AGCTGCATGAGGCTTTTTCAGCCCTCTGTCACTcgagacaccagcttctcatCTCCGCTGGGTGTGGGTGCCCAGACAGGTCACGTCACCGGGCTGATCCGCAGCATGAGTCCCCGCTTCCTCCGGACGCAGGCCGTGGAGGGAAGCGTCTGCGTGCACCACAGCCAGCCCAGTGCACCTGAGGgcgggcaggagctgggtgGCTCACAGCAGCCGTTTCTCGCACAACCACCCTGCCTCATGGCCTGGGGTCCCCACCACGACCCTCCCCTGGTGCTGCCGTGCTGCCGGCAGAGCTCTCCTCAGAGCTGCCCCAGGCCACATCTCGTAGGTGTGAGCAGAGACTACCCGACTCTGATGGGGTGCCGTGGGAATCCACAAGCCAATCGCTGGCTGTGATGGCCTGGCGCACCTACCCTGCCCATCCCAGTGTGATGGCAGCCAGCACCTGGCTGATCCCCACTATTCTCCAGGACCCCCTCATAACCCTGCTAACCCTATGGCAGCTACCAGAGGTGTTTGTCGGGCTGCCTGGTTCCCCTGCCACAGAGGGAGGACTCACATCGCTGAGGATGGGCTGGCGCAGGCTCTGACAAGCCAGCAGCAATGACAGTGCTCCCACTGCCATGCAGGAGAGGCATGGTGCCCAGGTCCACAGCCTGCTGGGTTCTCCAGGCCCTTGTGAGGTGGCCATTGTTCTGGAAGGTCTCCACCCCATGAGAGGCATGAGGCAGGAGCCAGTGCTATTCCTGGGAGGGGAAACATCTGCCACTGTTTGGGGCAGgtgccagggagggagcagccaCCAGTTGTGGGAAGATAGCTCTGGCCCATGACACACCTTGCTGGGGATCATGGCAAGGCGGCAGCTCATCCAGCAGTCACGATCCCATCAGAGCTCCTGGGAGCCACAGGCACCTACAGAACTCAAGTGAGCAAGCAAGGAGGTCTTGCTCGAGGCAGCCTTGGAAAGCAGGATGATGGCACTCAGCCACGGCAGCAGGGGCATTATGGGAAGGAGATTAAGGGAAGTGGAGGACCAAAGCCCAGTGCCGAGTCAGGTTGAGCAAGCGCTGCCTCCCGTGAGCCACTGATCCCCATTGATTGTGAAATGGACGCTGGGGCCTGGAGCAGGgcctcctcccccagcccttatctttgctgcttcctcctcctccaggactgtgaccaggcagtgggagctcATGCAAAACGAAGCTGAGGAGCTCTGGGGCTAATTAATTACTAGCTGCTGGTAATGCTGACTGAACCCCCAGGGAATccagggctggagcagaggagaaagTGCAGAGAGATACTGGAAAATTACTGTTTAATTCTTCAGCATTATACTGGAAAATTACTGTTTAATTCTTCAGCATTATGTCTGACTATATGGCATCTGGTAGATGAGGGACAGGAAGAAGCTGATAACGAGTCAGCCACCGTGACAGCTCTGCAGGCCTTCTCCTCCCCGGCAGCAGGGTTGGCCAGGGCCCTGAAGGGCTGGCTCTGGCCCTGGTGAGAGTCCAGTGTCTGGTTGGATGCAGGTCCTTGGGCCAGCACTGCCCATGTCTGGCCCTGCAGCCATCAGTACTCCTGCTGAGTGTCACAGCCAAGGAACTCTATCCGCAGGGCAATATGGTTGTGCCACTGGCGGGGGTGTATCCTCACATAGCGGGCAAAGAGGGGGGGCTCCAGGCTATTCATCACTGTGCTGGTGTGGTCTTGGTTTGCCTTGAAAAtctggagaggagagagaaatcaGGGGTGTGCTCTCCTCTGCTGGTATAGTAAGCCCATGACTTGAAGACATGATCAACCCAATCACCACTTGGGAACACtttagggaggaaaaagcaCAGCCCAGCTCACCGCTCTTCCAAAAAAATCCCGTGAGCATGTTTGCTGCCAAGGGCTGTGCTTGCTGCCCTAGGGATGGCCATGGTCTGTCTCTGGCCGTGGAGCAGCTCAGCCTACCTTCTCCTTGCCGTCCTGCAGGACTGGGCTCCAGTGCTTGCCGTTCTGGCTGCTGGAGACAGCAAACTCCTTCACAAACATGTGGGTGAAGACAGCTTTGGCACCTTGGGTTATGACTGCAGTCACCTTCTTGGTTACTTCAAAGTCCACCTGCAACCACTCACTGGGGCTGTTGCTCTGGGGAAGGACAGACTTCCTTCAGACCTTCAGCAACAATGAAAAAGACACGTTCGTTGCAGCGGAAGCCAAGCTGGCCCTACACATAGTCCTGGGCTTCACCTGCCCTACCAGGTGtctggctggagctgctgggtgcTAAATCAGTGCAGCAACTCTTCTGCCTGTGTGCAGGCAGCTTGCACAGTGCACGTGGCTGTACACACTCCTCATGCAGCCCTGGCTAGGAGAGGTTGCAAGTACCCTGCCTTCTAGGAtcccacctgcctgcccatgccccagctgcctgcctggggatCTCCTTGCATGGGCTACCTTTGGCCTCCATGCGTTGGTCCTCCCCTGCAGGTTCAGGCGGGCCTGTGAGGGTGACCAGCTGGAGAAGAGATTGGTGCTGTAGGAGGACGCGGAGATGTGCTGGTTAGGGATCCCTCTGTTCTCCATTCCTAGGGGCACAGAGCAGCCTGGAAGAGAGGAGTGATGCTTGTCAGAGGGAGGAACAGCCCCATCACGGAGATGCCTTCTGGCTGTTCACTGCCCCAGCCACCCTCCGTGCACTTTCCCTGGTTACAGGTTCTCCTGTGCCTTGCTGCAGTGTCATGGCATGGCTCAGGGCCCCTGTGTGCAGCATGGCTCTGGCTGGGGAGTGCCAAACTACACCTGCCACTTGTCCCACCTTCTTTTCTGCCTGGCAATTTTATCTAGGAGGAATGTGAAGAATTTGTGCATCTGCCAGGACATAAGGAGAACCTGCCTCCAGgggaagaacagaatacctggCAGGGAAACACCCTGCACATGGTGTGATCAggtgtgcatgtgcacagctGCCTCAGAGCCGGCTGGCAGTCTTGTGGCATGGAGCAACAGCACAGCCGCTGCCGCTTGTAGCTGCTGGAGAGTCTGTCCTGCTAGTGTGTGAAGCTAAAGAAAGGATCCCAGAGCACCACTGCCCCAGGTCACACTGTGGGCCAGAGCAGTCTTGCCTTGGAGTGGAGGAAAAGCCAATAGTGTCTGTCTCTGCTTGTTCCATGCTCCCCCAGACTgaggcagcagctccccagctATCAGCttagctgctgctggaggtttCTGGTGGTTCAGGAAAAAGTGGTGGTGAGAGCTGGCCCCGTGTTCTCCCTCTGGTATTGCTATCTCAAAGACCATAATGAAATTTTCCAGCTTTGTTCCCCCAACACCTCAATGCCATCTCcagcctcctccttccccctccacaACTGCCTGGGGAGTCCTGAAACACATGGagctggcacccagcaccccaatgGATCAGGCCCCGGCTTTGGTGCTCGGTATCTGGAGGTGGGACATACTGTTCAGATCGCAGCCAATGAGCTCCATACGCAGCGTGGTCTGGATGCTGTAGTGAGTGGGGTTAATGCGGATGTACCGGGCTATGATTGGAGGGTTGAAGCGATTTTCTTTCACTCCGGTTGCATCCACATTTGCAAAGAACAGCTgcaaggaaagggagaaaaaggattGTTGTACCAGTGGAAAGAGAGCTAGACAGGACAAGGATTAGTGGGGAGAACATTTCTGTCTGacacttctgtattttatcaCCATCCTTACAAGAGAATGGCAGCTCAGGGAAATGATTTGAGATGTGATTCAGACCAAATAAGTGTGAATGGGCCACATCAGGGTGAACCACTgagaaacaggaggaggagaaactTAGGGTCCGTGCAAATGaacatgtttttatattttcaccaaacagaggggagaaaaagaagaaaaaaaaagtcagtcctGGGACTTTTGAAGCTGGGAAAATTCTGGCCACAGCTGGAGTACATGATGGAGGCTTTTCTGGatacttttcttctcctgctggAATGATCAGCTTATGCATATTTAGGTTGTGGTTTTTTCTAATGAATAGAGATCCTACAAATCATCGGCATCTGCACAATGTTCTTAGAAAGCCAAATTTGCCTTTGGGGTCAAATAAGATATTCAGGCAAAATCTTATGCCTAGCTTTAAGTAACATGCAACATAACATTAAGTGGTGGATCTTACAGCCACTTGGGATTGTGGAAAGAAATAGCTCAGTCAATTTAAAATGAGACAGATGGACACAGACAGCAAGTCCCTTGCAGGATTCAGTCATCCTGGCAGTGAATGCTCACTGTTCCTGCCCTAATCAAATATCTCAGGGGCTCAGGAGATCTCTGTCTTGTATACAGAGCTCCCTAGCCCTCATCACCCCAAGAAACCCTACTCTGGGAAGATACTCTCCTCAAGACACATTCGCCTTACCATCTGGGTGCTAGTGGCATTCCCCTTGTATTTCCTCCACCTTTGCCCATCAAGGCTGTAGAATACAACAAACTGGGAGATGTAAAGGCTGGAGAACTTTTGACGGGCCCCTTGGGTTTTTATGCCATGAATAATCATGAGATGCAAAAGGTCCACCTGAGGAACAAAAGTTAGGGATTCATTTCTGATGGAAAACCCGAGCCATGTTCAGGCAATGCACTATAAACCCATAGAACTCACTTACTCATGATAAAACTGCGCACAGATTATGAGCCTAGTTAAAACAGTCGTTCATAAGGGCACAAGTCAGCCAACAGCTaggagagggcagggaagagCTGTTTGGAGAGGTGAGCTGTTCTCACCCGGTCTTGGGGGGATTTTTGCACAATCCAATGCTGCAGCTGGACCATCAAGTGATTCCTCTGCTGCACTGAGGATGGATCTGGGTGTCAGGCCAGCAGCAACCGTGGCCAGACCAACTGCTCTTAGGGTCTCAGAGCTCCCCTCCCAGAGGGGAAGCAAGGGAAATAGCAGGACACAGATGGGGAGACACTGGCCATCTGCACAGGTCCTTCTGCACAGTGCATCAGCCATGAGCATGCCCTTGCAATGCCCTCAGCAGTGCCTCCAGCCACAGGGCCCCTTTTACCTGGATCCAGGCGTTGCTGCGGTCAGTGCTCCAAGCATTGATGGAGCCGGTGTTATGCAGCCTGGCCAGGTAAGGAGCCCACTGCCCTGTGAGGAGAGTGCACAGATATAAGGATGCTGCCCAGCCTGAGGTCGTGAGAAGTCCATCTGCAGGATGGAGCCTGACGATCACCTTAGGGTTTAGTAGCCACATACAGGGTGGCTGAGCACTGACATGATGGGCCAGACATGTGGGAAGGCACCTGCAGGTCCCCAGTGGGGCACAGACATGGGCATGGATGGAAGATGGACTCTGCCAGAGACCCAGCGTAGCAGAGCCTTGAGCAGGCAAGCCCATGAGTTGTGTTGGCTGAAGCTGGCCCAACCTCACCTGTCTCCCTTGCAGCAACAATCCCTACTCACCATACTGCCCTGAAGCTGTGATCTGAGAATCTGCAATGTGGCGCGAGGCCAGGCCGAGGGCGTTTCGGCAGTCTGCAGCCAAacagggagaaggagggagaaaaccAGTGAGACTTGATTAGATAACAaggcttttgaaagaaaagcttagGCTGGGTAGCAGCCTCCAGGCTCATGGAAGTTGTCTCAAGCCTCCAGGAGCCCCCAGGCTTGTTTGTCTCACACCAAATGGTGGGCTTCAGATGCTGCTGCATCCATCCCTGAATTTTAGGGGTGCTGGAAGTTCTTGCTCCCGATCCCAATGTCAGCAGCAGAGAGTTCCCAGTATCAGCCACAGCAGCCTCTTGCCGAACTCCTGTGCCTGAGACCCTGACCTCTCATTCCCATGTCGTGATGTCCCAGCAATGCTGACAAGTGTCTCTTCCTTATACCCATGTCTTGCTCCTGGGCCTTTTTGTTGCTAGGCCGCATCTTTTAAACATAAGTATCATGTTGCTAAAGGAAAGTCTGCCTGACACCCCTGTCTCTCTGTGTCTCTCTTCTGGTCCACTGAGCACAGGCTGTTTGTCTTTTATAATAACCATTATTGTTAGTGACTTGTCACACCTTGGCATCTCTGCTGAATGGCAAATGCTTCTGGGGAAAATGCGAATTTGAAATCTTAAGCAGATTTTTAACTTATGGAAACATTTTCTGGCTAACATTTAATACTCCTttaggaagaggagagagactGTCACTGTGTAATAAAATACTACTCTCACAAACCACTTCCCCCAGTGTTTACATATGGTGAGGTAGAAACATGTTGTTCTGGGGTGAATGGAGTCAGATTTCCTGTGGATTTTTGCAGTTGCTCTTGGGGCTCTTTCTATCAGAGCAACCTGCAGTCAGGTGGTGTTGCTTGCTGCCTCCTGCCATCACTCCGTGCCTCAGTTTGCCTCTTGACTTGTGGTTAGGCAGCTGGGTACTGTACCTTCCTGACAGTGTGGGCAGGCACCAGTGTGTGCGTGCAGTTGCTGGGGTAAATGCATTTTACAGCGCGTCCAGGGACCCTCAGTTTTGGAAAACAAGAGCTCTGGGAGCAAATATTTGGAGGCAAATGAAGCTGGTCTCCCAGCATTCACCCCAGCCATATCCCTGACTCTGTGCTCTCTGCTGGGCTGAATAGCGTTGCAAGGGCTGAAGTTGTGACTTTCAGAGTGAAAACCCAGAAGACCCCACTTGGGCCACCCCAGGGGAAATGCTGAGAGACCTGGGGGATAGAGATCAAAAAAATGCTGGCCATAGCCATGGCAGCAAGCAGGCCAGGGCATAAAGAGGATCACTCACTCAGGTTGTACACGAGGAAGAGAGCACTCATCCCAGCTTGCTGGTGCTCTCCCACTTTGCACTCTACCCGCCAGATCCCGGCATGTGAAGGCCACATCTCCACCGTCCCGAAGACACCTGGCCAGGAATGGAGAGCAGACCAGAGGAGAGTTACTGGCTGTAATGGGATGCCACAGTGCCAAgcactgtgcaaacacagagccagactcttccaGATCCATTCACCCTTCTTGCTATCACCCCGCAGGCTTAGCACTTCCTAACCGGCATGGACATGAAGCCCTGGCAGTTGGGGTGTGCACAGTGCCCCTGCTGCATCTCACCA carries:
- the F8 gene encoding coagulation factor VIII isoform X5 encodes the protein MWTWRQLAVQEFSLLFTIFDETKSWYFLENMERNCRPPCHIQQNNPDFKRNHSFHAINGYVSDTLPGLVMAQQQRVRWHLLNMGSTEDIHSVHFHGQMFSVRTSQEYRMGVYNLYPGVFGTVEMWPSHAGIWRVECKVGEHQQAGMSALFLVYNLNCRNALGLASRHIADSQITASGQYGQWAPYLARLHNTGSINAWSTDRSNAWIQVDLLHLMIIHGIKTQGARQKFSSLYISQFVVFYSLDGQRWRKYKGNATSTQMLFFANVDATGVKENRFNPPIIARYIRINPTHYSIQTTLRMELIGCDLNSCSVPLGMENRGIPNQHISASSYSTNLFSSWSPSQARLNLQGRTNAWRPKSNSPSEWLQVDFEVTKKVTAVITQGAKAVFTHMFVKEFAVSSSQNGKHWSPVLQDGKEKIFKANQDHTSTVMNSLEPPLFARYVRIHPRQWHNHIALRIEFLGCDTQQEY